The sequence tATAACAAAGGAGTATCTAACTTCTAAATTCAAGATGAAGGTTTTGAATGAAACTGATACAATATTAAGCATAAAAGTGCATAAGAATGAAGTTGGCTTTATTTTAACTCAATCTCATTATATCAAAAGATATTAGAAAACTTTATCATCTCACAATTAAAGAATCCAATACACCCTATGATCATAATCTTAAATTAGAAGAAAACATGTGAAGACCTATAACACAATTAGAATATGCTAGTGCTATAAGAAGTTTAATATATGCAATGCATTGTACTATACCTGATATAGCATTTGCTGTGTGCAAATTATCAAGTTTCACATGAAAACCTAGAATCAACATTGAAAAGCTATAACAAGAGTTCTTGGTTACCTCAAGAAAACCATAAACTTTAGATTACATTATAGTGATTATCCCGCAATTTTAGAAGGTTATTTCGACATAAATTGGATTACAAATATTAGTGATAACAAATCCACTTCAAGATGGATTTTCACCATAGGTGGTGGAGTAATAAGTTGGGCCTCAAAAAACCAAATCTGTATTACACATTCTATTATGAAGGTTGAGTTGGTAGCGTTATCAGCTGCAGGTAAAGAAGCGAAATAGTTAAAAATTTTGTTATATGATATAAAGCTGTGGCCACAGCAGATGATAGCCATTTCAATCTTCTATGATAGTGAATCAACCATGTCTCGAGCATATAATAAAGTTTATAATGAAAAGTCTAGACATATAAGTTTGAGACATGAGTTTGTGAGGCAACTAATAGATGATAGTGTAATTACCATCACTTATGTAAGATTTCAAAGAAATTTAGCAGACTATTTGACTAAAGATTTGTCAAGGGATAAAATCAAAGAGACTACTGCTAAAATGGAATTAAAACCTATTATTGTTAAATGATGGGAACCCAACCTTATTCTAGTAGACTACTAGTTTCAAGGTTTAATGGATAATAACAAGTTATTTAGCAATTGAAGCACTAAGGTATATGATTTAGtgctatttataataaattagaaGTGTGAGTTAAAACTCTTAAtggaatgataatattatttatcAAAAGATTCCACCTATATGAATATAGGAGTGGTGCCGCTCTAATCGAGAATTTTAGAGGTTTTATTCTCGTAAATATTCATAAAATCAGGATGAGCACAAGACCATATACGTGTTTAAAATTATCAACTCTTGAACTTGGAGGGTATAAGTAATGTGTGTAATTTTTGGTACTAGCATATGAAGTATGAGTTTAATCGATTAGACACCTATTACTTCGTTAGaactttaaaatttacactaaaagaATGTTTAATCTTAATGACACATTTTTTATGCATATACTTGTAtggtatttaaattttataaacagTGGAGAATTGAAaggtatttacaaatttgatcaattaatattattaatgttattgatattattattaatattaataaacggttactaaTAGTTTAGTACCATTTGTCTAAAAAGACACAACCTTTTAagaattgtgtatgttcaaaacattaTATTTATTGGCTAAAAGAACACAACTCTTTAAGAATTGGATATGTTCAAAATATTGTGTCTATTGGCAATTGCTACATGCAGTATGTATAAATAAGTTCTTATCCACTATTTTAAAAATAGAAGTACTAAGTGTATATTTTACTTAACTATTAAGAGATTTttttgttcaagagagttgagaatttcttactattgctaattaaaaaattcttaaattttattgTATCTTGAAAGAGTATTGTCATTAACCCTAttagaaattaaatataaagataaatatctctctaaaaaagATATAATCATGATTTGAAACCATCTCATATACCCAACCGTAATAAAATAACACGTAGGTTGTTCTATTATTAAAAGAGTAGAAAAATATGTCTTTTTTCTAATGTTTgagattaattttaattttgcaaaagtttttatttattaaattttgtaCCTAACGTTTCCATATCAATTTCATCTTTCCAtcaaaaaattaaatatgaaTCATAATACTAATCAAGAAATGTTGAATTACCTTTATTTAGCCGACCAGTTGAATTTGTaggtggtttaatttatttttaatgtgtatttatattttaatatatattttatattaatgactaattttagtaactaattttaatatacatataGTATAATTTTTGTAAATTTTCAGTGACAACAGAATCATCATATTTTTAGCATAAAACTAGAGGATGAAAGAACCGAAAGTCCGAAACAATGAATTTGGTGGCATTTACCCCATTTTTTTTTCCAGTCTTCTCTTcttttacctttttatttttgtaataggaAACTTTGGCCCCTTTATTTTATGGAAATCTTGGCTGTTAGTTTTGTGAACTGTAAACATGTTTTTCTGCTCAACAGACATGAATAGTATAGTGTGCACAGCtttctttatttaaataaaatttttttcatattttgcaATTTAAAATGATATTAGAAAGAATTATATTTGTGTGCTTTATATTTCAATTTCACAAGCAATgcgagcaaaattaaagatatatATTTTCTCCACCTTATTTTCTTAGTTATTGCCGGTGAAATTGAGAAAGAAAAAGTTGCAAACCGAATTAGAAAATAATGTGATATGAACAAATCGACTACATTGTACATTTTCTACTACTTTTAATAATTTAttgacatttttatttttaaatcaatcCATTAACTTTGAAGATAAATCTCAATAAAAAATACATTTATTTAGATTCAaactaaacataaaaaataaaaagtaatcagaatagaaattcaaattttatgttttaatttaaattttgaaaaatttgcatcattataaatttaaaacaaaaatgagttaatgattttttaaaattattaaaaattatcttttaattcACTGANNNNNNNNNNNNNNNNNNNNNNNNNNNNNNNNNNNNNNNNNNNNNNNNNNNNNNNNNNNNNNNNNNNNNNNNNNNNNNNNNNNNNNNNNNNNNNNNNNNNNNNNNNNNNNNNNNNNNNNNNNNNNNNNNNNNNNNNNNNNNNNNNNNNNNNNNNNNNNNNNNNNNNNNNNNNNNNNNNNNNNNNNNNNNNNNNNNNNNNNNNNNNNNNNNNNNNNNNNNNNNNNNNNNNNNNNNNNNNNNNNNNNNNNNNNNNNNNNNNNNNNNNNNNNNNNNNNNNNNNNNNNNNNNNNNNNNNNNNNNNNNNNNNNNNNNNNNNNNNNNNNNNNNNNNNNNNNNNNNNNNNNNNNNNNNNNNNNNNNNNNNNNNNNNNNNNNNNNNNNNNNNNNNNNNNNNNNNNNNNNNNNNNNNNNNNNNNNNNNNNNNNNNNNNNNNNNNNNNNNNNNNNNNNNNNNNNNNNNNNNNNNNNNNNNNNNNNNNNNNNNNNNNNNNNNNNNNNNNNNNNNNNNNNNNNNNNNNNNNNNNNNNNNNNNNNNNNNNNNNNNNNNNNNNNNNNNNNNNNNNNNNNNNNNNNNNNNNNNAAACTTTGTAATATGTGAAAATAGCAATCttacattttattattatttaagaaattcttcataattttttaattatgtaattaaCTTAATTCATAACCTTTATTATTGCTTTTATActaaaaaatatcaatttatattatttacatattttttactactaataaataaataaatatttacacTATTATACTTATTATTTTAGATGATGACTTAAGTTACTTATTTTGTatgttaaatttattaaatattaagatgaaaaaattattcaataaattatataaatagtcattacagaaaaaaattatatatcatatataataatccttgatatatatatagtgtcatgtatatattaagattatctattttaattatgtgagtgattattattattttcactttttcgttacattagaaaataatatttaaaactaaaaaagagataattaatttttttaatttgaattaaaaaatgtcTTATAAATATATCCAACTTTTATATATACTAAGTGTTAATAGTATACTATAACAATTACTCAAAATATTAATCTAAGATATATTTAGGTTTAGTAAGACCTCAATGCAAGCAAAATCAACTAAAATTCATTGTTAGGGTCCCAAATTTCGACTTAGGTTCATTACTTTAAAGGTCTAATACAAATGAAGTCCATGCATCCCCTATTAAATCGGCTCAGATTGGATCTCCGTTGCTAGTTAGATATGGTAATGAGTATTTAGGGGAGCGTGAGAAGCCCCCTTCCCATCTCTCACTCCTATTAAAAAAAATGCCTCCGTTCCTTCTCTGTCATTGCAAGTTCTTGTTTAATTACCCCTTAGGGAATGCAAATTTCCTTAgtaaacttttgaaaaaaattaacacaaaaagacATAATATAACAATCATAAAATAATCAGCTCAATATAATTTAacacaatttataacatattcgttatgaaaaataacatttcaaaaggagaaaatataaaaacatattccaacataataacataacataattttttgggaCGATACTGAGCGAAATAGTGACGAACTTGAGAGGCAAAGAAAATGAGTTAGAGAGAGAGGATCGAGGCTGAGAATGAGTctggaagaaaaaggaagaatttGAATTAGAGGCAGAAATTAGGGttactaaattcaagaaatggatttatgtatatataaattaggataaattaataaatttatatttgCGTATATTTAATAGGTTCTATGGGGCAGGTACTTATGTCCATATCCCATTAGGGTGACAAACAGAAAAGCCCGCACTATCTTGTCAAAAGCCCACCATCTGGTGGGCTGGCCTGCCCCCCTCGCCTAGTAAGGCGGTCCTGAATTTCTCTCCCGCCCCGCGTAATACTACGCTGGCAGGTTGGCGGGTTCTTTTTTTataaaccattaaatattaaacaatatatattatatataatttcacaactatttcaataaatttataatttttaaagacataaaaaaattataatatttaaattcaCAAACATGAAAGTTTTTATAATTAtgaatatgtaataaacataatcataaacaaagttttttgaaataaaatagtaaaaccaACATTGTCCAAAGTAAAACAAAtattgtccaaaatatataattaaacatctttaaatttataatcaatcaaatataaaacataatccaaaatataatttaaaatatattcaaTTATCATTTTTATCCTCTTATAGattaataagataaaaaaatttataaaaaaacaaCCATAACAAAAAACACTTGATCCACCTGGAAAGCTTGTCTCCCTTTGATAAACTCCATCAAAATCTACGGATAAGGCTTGGTTTGGTATAATTTTTTGAAGAGGTATTTGTACTATTTAAAAACTCAAActttttattttgtgtttggtaaataaaaaagatcataTGCTTGTGATTGTAGCTTTTAAAAGATCGGGGTACTTTTGAAAGTACCTAAGATAGATTTTTTCAAAGTTAgcttgtgcttttcaaaatttaaaaatctaatataacttcatatgttaattaatttttaaatttaatgtttatatttatgtctattataatatttttaaattttaaaaattattttattaaatgcaATTATTGTTACATgtgattattaaaaataatttttaatttaatttatcaaatataaatgttacaacttttaaaaaattgtcttttaaaaattaacttttatatgttacttttgaaaagtaaaaatttTACTAAACTAAGCCTAAATCACACGAATGAGGTGGACTTTTTAAGTTTGACGGTTTTAATTAGCGGGTTATACTGACCGGTCCGACCCGTTTGCCTGTCCTAGCTCTGTGTCTTGTTGCTTAATTAATCAATAAACAAAGTCTCGGATGCTGTATTTGTTCCCGAAATCCAATGAATCATACATGCAAACAATGAAATGGAATAAAGCAAAACCAAGAGCGAGCTTTGATGGAAGCATAGAAACTCGTAATTGAATTGTAATTTGAGATTtacaatatatatataggttTGAATTGATCATCATCCTTGAACACATTCAATTTCAGTTCAGAGGGCAAAAGAGGGTGTTTGCCGCACCTTCTTGGCAATCCCTAACAACTCTTCAGATGACACCAACACCACCTGAGTTCCACAAAGCTCCTCGTAGATCCTCTCGAACTCTTTTAAAACTTCTCCCAAAATTCCCAATTTGCCCTTCTTCATCAGCATCCTCAACAACGCAACCACGTGCCTCTGAAACTTTCCTTGCTTGCCCACCtccttcatcatcatcatggtAGCCGCTGCTTCTCCCTTATCGTTATTATTGCTTGATTGGAGAAACCTCAGAAGCCTCTGAACATCCATGTGAACGGCGTGAAGGGACTTGGTGCTTTGAGCCACCTCTATTATGGCTGCTGCGTACCCAGTGGATGGCTTTGCATGgaagattggagaagaagaacgTGGTTGGAGAGGTGGTGACGATGAGGAAGCAGAGACTGGTAGAAAAGTAGAGGCAGCAGCCTTCTTGCTGGTTCTGGGAATAATGGAAGCAGTGGAAGAAGAAACACAGGGTTGACAGTTGTGAGTGTTAGTTCTTATCAAGTGATGATAGAATAATTCACGATGATGATGAGTTTGTGTGGGTACTGATGGAATCTTGAGGGTTGAAACTGTGCTTGATAATGTATCCATGGAATGATGCAAGACAGAGCATAAAGAAGATGGCAGTTTTGGGGGAAATGGATTTTAGTTGAGAAGCAGCAGCTAAAAGACTAGAAGAGGCCTAATGAGATGTGAGGATAAGTTTTTGCCACATAGGCCATGGCTGTAGCGGGTTACCGTGAAGGTGAAACCAACCTTGTCATTTTTGTGGGATCCATCATTCAACTTTTTTTTGGACTTGATCATTGAACTTAAATTAAGGGATGCAAATCGTCAAGCACTGTTGGTCACACTTCTAGAATATTTTCTAGGGCTTTAAGAGCTCTTGTTTCCCATTACCAAAAATCATAAAAGAATTGTTGTTTCGTAAACGGGCTCATTGTACTTAAATGAGAGCTCCAAGAGGGCTAGAACATTAAAAATATAAAGCAAAAATAAGTAGCCCAACACAAAAGGGAGCGAGAGTGGACCAAGTCTC is a genomic window of Arachis ipaensis cultivar K30076 chromosome B06, Araip1.1, whole genome shotgun sequence containing:
- the LOC107646102 gene encoding uncharacterized protein LOC107646102; protein product: MDTLSSTVSTLKIPSVPTQTHHHRELFYHHLIRTNTHNCQPCVSSSTASIIPRTSKKAAASTFLPVSASSSSPPLQPRSSSPIFHAKPSTGYAAAIIEVAQSTKSLHAVHMDVQRLLRFLQSSNNNDKGEAAATMMMMKEVGKQGKFQRHVVALLRMLMKKGKLGILGEVLKEFERIYEELCGTQVVLVSSEELLGIAKKVRQTPSFAL